The Flexivirga oryzae genome has a segment encoding these proteins:
- a CDS encoding cytochrome c oxidase subunit 3 → MANVATATTAHTSDSRIPAGHGPVSRPNLTAVGTMVWLASELMFFAGLFAMYFTIRSVAGPLWTERTSHLEVGYAFGNTLVLVISSIWCQFGVFKAEAGKPHRDGKLWQVTTWGMREWYVLAFLFGAVFVSGQVLEYSNMFGEGISLDSDAYGSMFYMTTGFHALHVTGGLMAFLMIIGRTFTARKFTHHQVTGAIVVSYYWHFVDVVWIALFATIYLLQ, encoded by the coding sequence ATGGCCAACGTGGCGACCGCAACGACGGCTCATACGAGCGATTCCCGGATCCCGGCAGGTCATGGACCTGTCAGTCGGCCAAACCTGACGGCAGTCGGGACCATGGTGTGGCTGGCCAGCGAGCTGATGTTCTTCGCGGGATTGTTCGCGATGTACTTCACCATCCGCTCGGTCGCCGGGCCGCTGTGGACCGAGCGCACCAGCCATCTCGAGGTCGGTTACGCCTTCGGCAACACGCTGGTGCTGGTCATCTCCTCGATCTGGTGCCAGTTCGGCGTCTTCAAGGCCGAGGCCGGCAAGCCGCACCGCGACGGCAAGCTGTGGCAGGTGACCACGTGGGGGATGCGCGAGTGGTACGTCCTGGCGTTCCTCTTCGGTGCGGTCTTCGTCTCCGGCCAGGTGCTGGAGTACTCCAACATGTTCGGCGAGGGCATCTCCCTGGACTCCGACGCCTACGGCTCGATGTTCTACATGACGACCGGCTTCCACGCCCTGCACGTCACCGGTGGCCTGATGGCCTTCCTGATGATCATCGGCCGTACCTTCACCGCCCGGAAGTTCACCCACCACCAAGTCACCGGCGCGATCGTCGTGTCCTATTACTGGCACTTCGTCGACGTCGTGTGGATCGCGCTGTTCGCAACCATCTACCTCCTCCAGTGA
- a CDS encoding IS982 family transposase — MDADLDTLATALYARVDDLFKDAPDRLPARPRTGFPVHLTDAELVTLSVMQALLGFTSEARWLRFATTHLRHLFPYLPLQPGYNKRLRKLSATIGWLIRVLGRDTSIWSDDVWVVDSTPVECGRSRETAKRSDLAGFAEYGYCASHSRFFWGLRLHLLATVHGLPIGFALTGAKADERHALQGILADPALADLAVGNTVIGDKNYFGADFEDHLTRAGIELLRPARKGEPDRPGSQFFKPLRQVIESIFDTLKGQLNLEDHGARSTSGVIVRIWQRLLAMTAAIWHNDRIGAPVLRSLTAYDH; from the coding sequence GTGGACGCCGATCTGGACACCCTCGCAACCGCACTCTATGCGCGCGTTGACGATCTCTTCAAAGACGCGCCCGATCGGCTTCCGGCACGGCCCCGCACAGGGTTCCCGGTGCACCTGACGGATGCCGAGCTGGTGACGTTGTCGGTGATGCAAGCACTGCTGGGTTTCACCAGTGAAGCACGCTGGCTGCGGTTCGCCACCACACACTTGCGGCACCTGTTCCCCTACCTGCCGTTACAGCCGGGGTACAACAAGCGGCTGCGCAAGCTGAGCGCCACCATCGGGTGGCTGATCCGCGTCCTGGGCCGCGACACCAGCATCTGGTCTGATGACGTATGGGTGGTTGACTCCACCCCGGTGGAATGTGGCCGGTCCCGGGAGACCGCCAAACGGTCCGACCTGGCCGGATTCGCCGAATACGGTTACTGTGCAAGCCATTCCAGGTTCTTCTGGGGTTTGCGGTTGCATCTGCTGGCCACCGTACATGGCCTGCCGATCGGGTTCGCCTTGACCGGCGCCAAAGCCGACGAACGCCACGCTTTGCAGGGCATCCTGGCAGACCCTGCCCTGGCCGACCTGGCGGTCGGAAACACCGTGATCGGGGACAAGAACTACTTCGGCGCCGACTTCGAAGACCACTTGACCCGGGCCGGGATCGAACTGCTCAGGCCGGCCCGCAAGGGAGAACCCGACCGCCCCGGCAGCCAATTCTTCAAACCGTTACGTCAAGTCATCGAGTCCATCTTCGACACCCTCAAAGGCCAACTCAACCTGGAAGACCACGGCGCACGCTCCACCAGCGGCGTCATCGTCCGCATCTGGCAACGCCTCCTGGCCATGACCGCAGCCATCTGGCACAACGACCGCATCGGCGCACCAGTCCTACGCTCCCTAACCGCATACGACCACTGA
- a CDS encoding LysE/ArgO family amino acid transporter encodes MLPALLTGLFTGLSLITAIGAQNAFVLRQGLTLQHIGAVVLVCIAGDVLLINAGVAGVGAVIRSHPTVLDLCRWGGAAYLLWFAVRSFLAARHARTLTSEKVATRGSVIAAALAITFLNPHVYLDTVLMLGNVANQQGVSGRWWFALGACLASITWFTTIGYGARLAAPLMSRTSTWRVLDVLIGCTMLTVAVLLVVG; translated from the coding sequence ATGCTCCCCGCACTGCTCACAGGCCTGTTCACCGGCCTCTCCCTGATCACCGCGATCGGCGCCCAGAACGCCTTCGTGCTCCGGCAGGGCCTCACCCTGCAGCACATCGGCGCCGTCGTGCTGGTCTGCATCGCCGGGGACGTCCTGCTCATCAACGCCGGTGTCGCGGGTGTCGGCGCGGTCATCCGCAGCCATCCGACGGTGCTGGACCTGTGCCGCTGGGGTGGCGCGGCATACCTGCTGTGGTTCGCGGTCCGCTCATTCCTCGCCGCCCGGCACGCACGCACCCTGACGTCCGAGAAGGTCGCCACCCGCGGCTCGGTGATCGCAGCCGCGCTGGCGATCACCTTCCTCAACCCGCACGTCTACCTCGACACCGTGCTGATGCTCGGCAACGTCGCCAACCAGCAAGGGGTGTCCGGTCGTTGGTGGTTCGCGCTCGGCGCCTGCCTGGCCAGCATCACCTGGTTCACGACCATCGGGTACGGCGCCCGCCTGGCCGCTCCGCTGATGAGCCGAACCTCGACCTGGCGGGTGCTGGACGTGCTGATCGGCTGCACCATGCTCACCGTCGCGGTACTGCTGGTCGTCGGCTGA
- a CDS encoding EamA family transporter, whose amino-acid sequence MTRRGWLLFAVMCVLWGISYLFIKVAVDEVSVPFLVFLRTGGGALVLLPLVARTGLSRAVSDIRTHWRWIVAFSAAEMIGPWFLLSSAEQRIDSGLAGLLIAGVPIVGIFVGRAIGDRERLGAVRWAGLLLGLLGVFALAAPALRGGDWLAMGEMALVVVGYALAPRLAARHLTTVPGLTLSAASLTIAGVVYLPWAIATWPHRQPSAAAWASLGALAIVCTATAFVAFFGLIAEVGPSRAMVFTYVNPAVAVVAGMLLLHEPFTAAMAVAFPLIIAGSVLATRTAKVAAPAPAPVG is encoded by the coding sequence GTGACGCGTCGTGGCTGGCTCCTGTTCGCGGTGATGTGCGTCCTGTGGGGCATCTCCTACCTGTTCATCAAGGTGGCCGTCGACGAGGTGTCCGTGCCGTTCCTGGTGTTCCTCCGGACCGGCGGCGGTGCCCTGGTCCTGCTCCCCCTGGTGGCGCGCACCGGCCTGTCGCGCGCCGTGTCCGACATCCGCACCCACTGGCGGTGGATCGTGGCGTTCTCGGCCGCGGAGATGATCGGACCCTGGTTCCTGCTGTCCTCGGCCGAGCAGCGGATCGACAGCGGCCTGGCCGGGCTGCTCATCGCGGGCGTCCCGATCGTCGGCATCTTCGTCGGGCGGGCCATCGGCGATCGCGAACGCCTGGGGGCCGTCCGCTGGGCCGGGCTGCTGCTCGGCCTGCTCGGGGTGTTCGCCCTGGCGGCGCCCGCCCTGCGCGGCGGCGACTGGCTCGCGATGGGTGAGATGGCACTGGTCGTGGTCGGCTACGCGCTCGCCCCCCGGCTGGCGGCCCGGCACCTGACCACCGTGCCCGGTCTGACCCTGTCGGCCGCGTCGCTGACGATCGCCGGCGTCGTCTACCTGCCCTGGGCGATCGCCACCTGGCCGCACCGGCAGCCGAGCGCGGCCGCGTGGGCCTCGCTCGGTGCGCTCGCGATCGTGTGCACGGCGACCGCCTTCGTCGCGTTCTTCGGGCTGATCGCCGAGGTGGGCCCGAGCCGCGCCATGGTGTTCACCTACGTCAACCCGGCCGTGGCCGTCGTGGCCGGCATGCTGCTGCTGCACGAGCCGTTCACGGCGGCGATGGCCGTCGCGTTCCCGCTGATCATCGCGGGCTCGGTGCTGGCGACCCGCACCGCCAAGGTGGCGGCACCCGCACCGGCACCCGTCGGCTGA
- a CDS encoding cytochrome b, protein MSEQTKARSTADALRDDDKTDAPAGDGGPVGAIANWVDERTGAAKGVRFLLKKVFPDHWSFMLGEIAMYSLVILLISGTFLTFWFVPSMGETTYTGSYVPLKGVDMSEAFASTVKISMDVKGGLLIRQIHHWSALIFVVSIALHMFRVFFTGAFRKPREINWIIGLLLAMLAMVEGFIGYSLPDDLLSGTGIRAMQGFILSIPIVGTYISYILFGGGFPGQDIIPRFFTIHVLLLPAILVGLFTAHIILVMVHKHTQYPGPGRTNKNVVGFPMMPVYAAKAGGFFFIVFGITALIAGLVSINPIWMYGPYEPTMITAGSQPDWYMGFADGALRLLPGFLEFDLFGKTWSFNVMIGAILMIPILWTVMGLYPFIEKWVTGDNEEHHLLDRPRNRPTRTGLGMAAITFYGILFAACGNDIIAIKFHLSINDITESFRVGLIVAPIIVFWVVKRLCLSLQRYDRDLVLHGRESGRLVRTSKGRFFEAHEALGDYDRWRLVSYDSPEPVGLPPATDEHGVRRKGARKDRLRARLSHYYFKDRVEPVTPMELAAAHHDGHAAEAIESHPDEAESGHMHGGAEEIGAAHAYGHPTPHDKQD, encoded by the coding sequence ATGAGCGAGCAGACCAAGGCCCGCAGCACCGCGGACGCGCTGCGCGACGACGACAAGACCGACGCACCGGCCGGCGACGGCGGCCCGGTCGGCGCCATCGCCAACTGGGTCGACGAGCGGACCGGTGCCGCCAAGGGTGTCCGCTTCCTGCTGAAGAAGGTCTTCCCCGACCACTGGTCGTTCATGCTGGGTGAGATCGCGATGTACTCGCTGGTCATCCTGCTGATCAGCGGCACGTTCCTCACCTTCTGGTTCGTCCCGAGCATGGGCGAGACGACCTACACCGGTTCCTACGTGCCCCTCAAGGGCGTGGACATGAGCGAGGCGTTCGCCTCGACCGTGAAGATCTCGATGGACGTCAAGGGCGGTCTGCTGATCCGGCAGATCCACCACTGGTCGGCGCTGATCTTCGTGGTCTCCATCGCGTTGCACATGTTCCGGGTGTTCTTCACCGGTGCGTTCCGCAAGCCGCGTGAGATCAACTGGATCATCGGTCTGCTGCTGGCCATGCTGGCCATGGTCGAGGGCTTCATCGGTTACTCGCTGCCCGACGACCTGCTGTCCGGCACCGGTATCCGCGCGATGCAGGGCTTCATCCTCTCCATCCCGATCGTGGGCACCTACATCAGCTACATCCTGTTCGGCGGCGGGTTCCCCGGCCAGGACATCATTCCCCGGTTCTTCACCATCCACGTGCTGTTGCTGCCGGCGATCCTGGTCGGCCTGTTCACAGCGCACATCATCCTGGTGATGGTCCACAAGCACACGCAGTACCCCGGGCCCGGCCGGACCAACAAGAACGTCGTCGGCTTCCCGATGATGCCGGTCTACGCGGCCAAGGCGGGTGGCTTCTTCTTCATCGTCTTCGGCATCACCGCCCTGATCGCGGGTCTGGTCTCGATCAACCCGATCTGGATGTACGGACCGTACGAACCCACCATGATCACCGCCGGCTCGCAGCCGGACTGGTACATGGGCTTCGCCGACGGTGCGCTGCGATTGTTGCCCGGCTTCCTGGAGTTCGACCTCTTCGGGAAGACGTGGAGCTTCAACGTGATGATCGGCGCCATCCTGATGATCCCGATCCTGTGGACCGTCATGGGCCTCTACCCGTTCATCGAGAAGTGGGTCACCGGCGACAACGAGGAGCACCACCTGCTCGACCGGCCGCGCAACCGGCCCACCCGCACCGGTCTCGGCATGGCTGCCATCACCTTCTACGGCATCCTGTTCGCCGCCTGCGGCAACGACATCATCGCGATCAAGTTCCACCTGTCGATCAACGACATCACCGAATCCTTCCGGGTCGGGCTGATCGTGGCACCGATCATCGTCTTCTGGGTCGTCAAACGGCTGTGTCTGTCGTTGCAGCGCTACGACCGCGACCTGGTCCTGCACGGTAGGGAGAGCGGGCGACTGGTGCGCACCAGCAAGGGCCGGTTCTTCGAGGCGCACGAGGCGCTGGGCGACTACGACCGCTGGCGGCTGGTGTCCTACGACTCCCCCGAGCCCGTCGGGCTGCCGCCGGCCACCGACGAGCACGGCGTGCGTCGCAAGGGTGCCCGCAAGGACCGCCTGCGCGCCCGGTTGTCGCACTACTACTTCAAGGACCGTGTCGAGCCGGTCACCCCGATGGAGCTGGCCGCGGCGCACCACGACGGCCACGCCGCCGAGGCGATCGAGTCGCACCCGGACGAGGCGGAGTCGGGTCACATGCACGGTGGCGCCGAGGAGATCGGGGCGGCCCACGCCTACGGTCACCCGACACCGCACGACAAGCAGGACTGA
- a CDS encoding ubiquinol-cytochrome c reductase iron-sulfur subunit gives MTDDNDASIPKEPAVSHDESGRAVATRDGEHALPERFENPGLPPHVHRLGDHDEAAAKRSERQVAALFTISMLATVLFVVAYAMIGKDDNVTLPILGKVHALNVALGVTLAFSLLGIGLGAVHWAKTLMSDEEVVEERHTLRSDDEARAGAIKVLTDGAESAQINRRPLIKYTLGGALGLFAIPLGLQLVGGLGPFKNDVNDLRTTMWDTGVPVLGANGKPEMKNGKVVTRPRRLMRDPEGTAIRLSDVTLGSVFHVLPEGINDTAEPSNEKVKAAVILISLQENKIKSARERDWGLDGVVAFSKICTHVGCSVGLYEQTTHHLLCPCHQSTFDVTEDCKVIFGPAKRPLPQLKIEVDDDGYLYAPHGFDEPVGPSFWERG, from the coding sequence ATGACTGACGACAACGACGCTTCGATCCCGAAGGAGCCGGCTGTGAGCCACGACGAGTCGGGCCGAGCCGTCGCAACCCGCGACGGCGAGCACGCACTCCCCGAGCGCTTCGAGAACCCCGGACTGCCGCCGCACGTGCACCGCCTGGGTGACCACGACGAGGCCGCCGCCAAGCGCAGCGAGCGTCAGGTCGCCGCGCTGTTCACCATCTCGATGCTCGCGACCGTCCTGTTCGTCGTCGCCTACGCGATGATCGGCAAGGACGACAACGTCACGCTGCCGATCCTGGGCAAGGTGCACGCGCTCAACGTCGCGCTCGGCGTGACCCTGGCGTTCTCGCTGCTCGGCATCGGCCTGGGCGCGGTCCACTGGGCCAAGACGCTGATGTCCGACGAGGAGGTCGTCGAGGAGCGCCACACGCTGCGTTCCGACGACGAGGCCCGTGCGGGCGCCATCAAGGTGCTGACCGACGGTGCGGAGTCGGCGCAGATCAACCGCCGGCCGCTCATCAAGTACACGCTGGGCGGTGCGCTCGGGCTGTTCGCGATCCCGCTCGGCCTGCAGCTGGTCGGCGGCCTCGGCCCGTTCAAGAACGACGTCAACGACCTGCGTACGACGATGTGGGACACCGGTGTGCCGGTGCTGGGCGCCAACGGCAAACCCGAGATGAAGAACGGCAAGGTCGTCACCCGTCCCCGCCGCCTGATGCGGGACCCGGAGGGCACCGCCATCCGGCTGTCGGACGTCACGCTCGGCTCGGTCTTCCACGTGCTGCCCGAGGGCATCAACGACACCGCCGAACCCAGCAACGAGAAGGTCAAGGCGGCCGTCATCCTCATCTCGCTGCAGGAGAACAAGATCAAGAGCGCCCGCGAACGCGACTGGGGCTTGGACGGCGTCGTCGCCTTCTCCAAGATCTGCACGCACGTCGGGTGCTCGGTCGGCCTCTACGAGCAGACCACCCATCACCTGCTGTGCCCGTGCCACCAGTCGACCTTCGACGTGACCGAGGACTGCAAGGTCATCTTCGGACCCGCGAAGCGGCCGCTTCCGCAGCTTAAGATCGAAGTGGACGACGACGGATACCTCTACGCGCCGCACGGCTTCGACGAGCCGGTCGGCCCGAGCTTCTGGGAGCGTGGCTGA
- a CDS encoding Lrp/AsnC family transcriptional regulator gives MISAIVMIKADVNRIPEVAQEISEIDGIAEVYSVTGDVDLIAVARVARHEDFADVIADRLNKVEGVRDSQTHIAFRTYSSQDLGAAFAIGLDD, from the coding sequence ATGATTTCTGCGATCGTGATGATCAAGGCGGACGTGAACCGCATCCCGGAGGTTGCCCAGGAGATCTCCGAGATCGACGGCATCGCCGAGGTCTACAGCGTCACCGGCGACGTCGACCTCATCGCCGTCGCGAGGGTCGCCCGGCACGAGGACTTCGCCGACGTGATCGCCGACCGCCTCAACAAGGTCGAGGGGGTCCGCGACTCGCAGACCCACATCGCGTTCCGCACCTACTCCAGCCAGGACCTCGGCGCGGCCTTCGCCATCGGCCTGGACGACTGA
- the trpD gene encoding anthranilate phosphoribosyltransferase: MADVTWPRLLNTLLDGQHLTTAEAEWAMNQIMSGEATGSQIAGFLVALRAKGETVDEFRGLADEMIRHAVPIEVPGPTLDIVGTGGDGAHTVNISTMSAVVCAGAGVTLVKHGNRAASSKSGAADVLESLGVRLDLTAEQVARVAQEAGITFCFAQTFHPSFRFTAPTRSELGIRTAFNVLGPLTNPAGTRYASIGAADPRMLPLMAGVFAERGRHAAVSRGDDGLDEVTVTTTSTVHWVSDGETSVHTIDPTAHGVEPAPIDALRGGDAAYNAGIAREVFGGASGAVRDAVVLNSGLALAVVSAGEHDGGRFGAHDDLDAALDAGMAQARDAIDSGAATAVIERWAAATEKIRNAAG, from the coding sequence ATGGCAGACGTCACCTGGCCGCGGCTGCTGAACACGCTGTTGGACGGCCAGCACCTCACCACCGCCGAGGCCGAGTGGGCCATGAACCAGATCATGTCCGGTGAGGCCACCGGCTCCCAGATCGCCGGATTCCTGGTGGCCCTGCGGGCCAAGGGCGAGACCGTCGACGAGTTCCGCGGCCTGGCCGACGAGATGATCCGGCACGCCGTGCCGATCGAGGTGCCCGGGCCGACGCTCGACATCGTGGGCACCGGCGGCGACGGCGCCCACACCGTCAACATCTCCACCATGTCGGCGGTGGTGTGTGCCGGCGCCGGCGTCACCCTGGTCAAGCACGGCAACCGGGCGGCGTCCTCCAAGTCGGGCGCGGCGGACGTGCTCGAGTCGCTCGGCGTGCGGCTGGACCTGACGGCCGAGCAGGTCGCCCGGGTGGCCCAGGAGGCCGGCATCACCTTCTGTTTCGCGCAGACCTTCCACCCGTCGTTCCGTTTCACCGCCCCGACCCGCAGCGAACTCGGCATCCGCACGGCGTTCAACGTGCTCGGTCCGCTGACCAACCCGGCCGGCACGCGGTACGCGTCGATCGGTGCGGCCGACCCGCGAATGCTGCCCCTGATGGCCGGCGTGTTCGCGGAGCGGGGGCGTCACGCCGCCGTCTCGCGCGGGGACGACGGACTGGACGAGGTGACGGTGACCACCACCTCGACCGTGCACTGGGTCAGCGACGGCGAAACGAGCGTCCACACGATCGATCCGACGGCGCACGGTGTCGAGCCGGCGCCGATCGACGCGCTCCGCGGCGGCGACGCGGCATACAACGCGGGCATCGCACGCGAGGTGTTCGGCGGCGCGAGCGGCGCCGTGCGGGACGCCGTGGTGCTCAACTCCGGCCTGGCGCTCGCGGTGGTGTCGGCCGGCGAGCACGACGGCGGCCGGTTCGGTGCTCACGACGACCTGGACGCGGCGCTGGACGCCGGTATGGCGCAGGCGCGTGACGCGATCGACTCCGGGGCGGCCACCGCGGTGATCGAGCGGTGGGCGGCCGCCACCGAGAAGATCCGCAACGCCGCGGGCTGA
- a CDS encoding DEDD exonuclease domain-containing protein, with translation MTTPAPIQSTFDDLGTPLAEVTFVVLDLETTGGSATECQITEIGAVKVRGGEVLGEFQTLVNPGEPIPAFISVLTGITDPMVASAPHIGSALPAFLEFIGDAVLVAHNARFDITFLKVNCERLQLPWPGNAVLDTVHLARQLVTRDEAPNHKLSSLARVFSTRVTPDHRALHDAQATVDVLHGLIERVGNLGVHTVEELRSYTSRVTPGQRRKRFLADNLPSAPGVYVFKDERGEPLYVGTSIDIKRRVRNYFTASEHRTRMAEMVGLATSVTPIVCRTTLEAQVRELRLIAQHKPRYNRRSRHPERALWVKLTAEPFPRLSIVRRVMDDGATYAGPFGSRAIAEQAVAAVHEVVPLRQCTKRLSTKGTGTACALAEMGRCGAPCEGRQSPDDYATVAQRVADALRGDCHEVLEALAERLDRLATDERFEDAAVVRDRMLSLVRAAARAQRMAPLAASPEIVAAAPTPAGGWEFTCVRYGRFAGATVCPPRADTRTYLAALRDSAEHVARPDAPVPAATPEETEKILRWLEQPGVRVVDIDGVWVCPVGGAVGAQAALDATFDRSDVPGFEESTTWRGRRPVRVGSDPGLRAM, from the coding sequence ATGACGACGCCGGCCCCGATCCAGTCGACCTTCGACGACCTCGGCACACCCCTTGCCGAGGTGACGTTCGTCGTGCTCGACCTGGAGACCACCGGGGGCAGCGCCACCGAGTGCCAGATCACCGAGATCGGCGCCGTGAAGGTGCGCGGTGGCGAAGTGCTGGGCGAGTTCCAGACCCTGGTCAACCCGGGTGAGCCCATCCCGGCGTTCATCTCCGTGCTGACCGGCATCACCGACCCGATGGTCGCGTCCGCGCCGCACATCGGGTCGGCCCTGCCGGCGTTCCTGGAGTTCATCGGCGACGCCGTGCTCGTCGCGCACAACGCCCGCTTCGACATCACCTTCCTGAAGGTCAACTGCGAGCGGTTGCAGTTGCCGTGGCCGGGCAACGCCGTGCTCGACACCGTTCACCTGGCGCGACAGCTGGTGACGCGCGACGAAGCACCCAACCACAAGCTGTCCTCGCTGGCCCGGGTGTTCAGCACCCGCGTCACCCCCGATCACCGGGCCCTGCACGACGCGCAGGCGACGGTCGACGTGCTGCACGGGCTGATCGAGCGGGTCGGCAACCTCGGGGTGCACACCGTGGAGGAGTTGCGCTCCTACACCTCCCGGGTGACACCCGGGCAGCGACGCAAGCGCTTCCTCGCCGACAACCTGCCGTCGGCGCCGGGTGTCTACGTGTTCAAGGACGAGCGCGGCGAGCCGCTCTACGTCGGCACGTCGATCGACATCAAGCGGCGCGTGCGCAACTACTTCACGGCGAGCGAGCACCGCACCCGGATGGCCGAGATGGTCGGCCTCGCCACGTCGGTGACCCCGATCGTCTGCCGCACGACACTGGAGGCGCAGGTGCGTGAGCTGCGGCTGATCGCGCAGCACAAGCCGCGCTACAACCGCCGCTCCCGTCACCCGGAGCGTGCCCTGTGGGTGAAGCTCACCGCCGAGCCGTTCCCGCGACTGTCGATCGTGCGCCGGGTCATGGACGACGGCGCCACCTACGCCGGGCCGTTCGGCTCCCGTGCCATCGCCGAGCAGGCGGTCGCGGCCGTGCACGAGGTCGTGCCGCTGCGCCAGTGCACCAAACGACTGTCGACCAAGGGCACCGGCACCGCCTGCGCGCTGGCCGAGATGGGCCGCTGCGGCGCACCGTGCGAGGGCCGCCAGTCCCCCGACGACTACGCCACCGTCGCGCAGCGGGTCGCCGACGCGCTCCGCGGCGACTGCCACGAGGTGCTCGAAGCCCTGGCCGAGCGTCTCGACCGGCTCGCGACCGACGAGCGGTTCGAGGACGCCGCCGTCGTGCGCGACCGCATGCTGTCCCTCGTGCGTGCCGCGGCCCGCGCCCAACGGATGGCGCCGCTCGCGGCCAGCCCGGAGATCGTCGCGGCGGCACCGACACCCGCCGGGGGCTGGGAGTTCACCTGTGTCCGGTACGGCCGGTTCGCGGGCGCGACGGTCTGCCCGCCCCGCGCGGACACCCGGACCTACCTCGCGGCACTGCGGGACAGCGCCGAGCACGTGGCACGCCCCGACGCGCCCGTCCCGGCCGCGACACCCGAGGAGACCGAGAAGATCCTGCGGTGGCTCGAGCAACCGGGCGTGCGCGTCGTCGACATCGACGGGGTGTGGGTCTGCCCGGTCGGCGGGGCCGTCGGCGCCCAGGCCGCGCTCGACGCCACGTTCGACCGTTCCGACGTTCCCGGCTTCGAGGAGTCGACCACCTGGCGCGGGCGCCGACCCGTCCGAGTGGGGTCCGACCCCGGTCTGCGCGCGATGTGA
- a CDS encoding response regulator transcription factor: MTSSSAVVPAGTASDGVHQLTVLLYSDDIATRDAVRLGVGRRPAKDVEIVSWRECATPAAVIEAVDKERYDLLILDGEAAKFGGLGLCRQLKNEVFDCPPVLVLTGRPSDGWLAVWSQCDAAVPHPIDPLTIGSAIADLVRRGADD, translated from the coding sequence ATGACTTCCTCCTCCGCAGTGGTTCCGGCAGGCACGGCGAGCGATGGCGTGCACCAGTTGACCGTCCTGCTCTACAGCGACGACATCGCGACCCGCGACGCCGTCCGGCTGGGGGTCGGTCGCCGGCCCGCGAAGGATGTCGAGATCGTCAGCTGGCGCGAGTGCGCCACGCCCGCCGCGGTGATCGAGGCGGTCGACAAGGAGCGTTACGACCTGCTCATCCTCGACGGTGAGGCGGCCAAGTTCGGCGGCCTCGGGCTGTGCCGTCAGCTGAAGAACGAGGTGTTCGACTGCCCGCCGGTGCTCGTGCTGACCGGTCGCCCCTCGGACGGCTGGCTCGCGGTGTGGTCGCAGTGCGACGCGGCCGTCCCGCACCCGATCGACCCGCTGACGATCGGTTCGGCCATCGCCGACCTGGTGCGTCGCGGCGCCGACGACTGA
- a CDS encoding c-type cytochrome, with product MSSLVARRRHPAAIAIVLLLGLILTGGLYAAFAPKDADAATSSTQTIAAGHKLFLSNCASCHGVNATGTDDAPSLVGVGAAAVDFQVGTGRMPLANPGVQAERGKVQFTGDEVSQLSAYVASLGTGPSIPSSSLTSGGGDIAKGGELFRVNCAMCHNFAGSGGALTRGKFAPNLMDVSGRHIYEAMLTGPQSMPVFNNSNLSPQDKKDIISFLQNVKTESSPGGWSMGNLGPVTEGLFAWTIGIGLLIFIAVWLGKKAA from the coding sequence GTGAGTTCACTCGTTGCCCGCCGCCGGCACCCGGCAGCGATAGCGATCGTTTTGCTACTCGGCCTCATCCTCACCGGCGGCCTCTACGCAGCGTTCGCGCCCAAGGACGCCGACGCCGCCACCAGCAGCACCCAGACGATTGCGGCCGGACACAAGCTCTTCCTGTCCAACTGCGCGTCCTGCCACGGGGTCAACGCCACCGGCACCGACGACGCGCCGTCCCTGGTCGGCGTCGGCGCCGCCGCCGTCGACTTCCAGGTCGGCACCGGCCGTATGCCGCTGGCCAACCCGGGTGTGCAGGCCGAGCGCGGCAAGGTGCAGTTCACCGGCGACGAGGTCTCCCAGCTGTCGGCATACGTCGCCTCGCTGGGCACCGGCCCCTCGATCCCGTCCTCGAGCCTGACCAGCGGTGGCGGCGACATCGCCAAGGGCGGCGAGCTGTTCCGCGTCAACTGCGCGATGTGCCACAACTTCGCCGGCTCGGGCGGCGCCCTGACCCGCGGCAAGTTCGCCCCGAACCTCATGGACGTCTCCGGCCGCCACATCTACGAGGCGATGCTGACCGGCCCGCAGTCCATGCCGGTGTTCAACAACAGCAACCTGTCCCCGCAGGACAAGAAGGACATCATCTCCTTCCTGCAGAACGTCAAGACGGAGTCCAGCCCGGGTGGCTGGAGCATGGGCAACCTGGGCCCGGTGACCGAGGGTCTGTTCGCCTGGACCATCGGCATCGGCCTGCTGATCTTCATCGCGGTCTGGCTCGGTAAGAAGGCCGCCTGA